One region of Oryza sativa Japonica Group chromosome 5, ASM3414082v1 genomic DNA includes:
- the LOC107276905 gene encoding protein NRT1/ PTR FAMILY 3.1 isoform X1 produces MSEEESNDDAGEQMPQQGGIKTMPFILANDFCDRFATIGFNANLITYLTAEMHLPLVEASNTLTNFHGASNLTPIVGGLIADSFAGRFWTIAAGSVAYQLGMVGLTVSALVPSLRPPPCRGEAVAVAGEACQRATPWQLLVLYLSLLCTSVGTGGTRPCVMAFGADQFELGKPPRRRPGEAGAPRWSFFNLYFFGVELAKLVAVTAVVYIQENVGWGWGLGVPTIAMLAAVTAFVAGYPLYVKMAPGGSPLTRLAQVAVAAFRKRNVAVPDDPGLLHDDKELDAGVSTTGRLLHTNQLTFFDRAAVVTDGDMEGGGGARPWRLSTVHRVEELKSIIRMLPIWAAGILLVTSASHNHSFAIQQARTMDRRVTASLEIPPASMLIFSNVAMLATLALYDRALVPRLRRLTGHPAGITHLQRTGVGLAISAVSNAVAAAVEGRRRRAAASHGLLDEPGATVPMSVLWMAPQYAIHGAADAFMDVGRMEFLYDQAPEGMRSTAAALYWLTMSAGSYMSTLLVTAVHERTRGEGEWLQDNLNRGRLDRYYWLVVTLQVINVVYFVICAKLYTYKKLETVDGVSTGERNDIVDDQENAGERDEKGSDVKDVELQPLLLSDVTLP; encoded by the exons ATGTCGGAAGAGGAGAGCAACGACGATGCCGGCGAGCAGATGCCGCAGCAGGGCGGCATCAAGACCATGCCGTTCATTCTCG CGAACGATTTCTGCGACCGGTTCGCGACGATCGGGTTCAATGCCAACCTGATCACGTACCTGACGGCGGAGATGCACCTGCCGCTGGTGGAGGCGTCCAACACGCTCACCAACTTCCACGGCGCGTCCAACCTCACACCGATCGTCGGCGGCCTCATCGCCGACTCCTTCGCCGGCAGGTTCTGGACCATCGCCGCGGGCTCGGTGGCGTACCAGCTCGGCATGGTCGGCCTCACCGTGTCGGCGCTCGTGCCATcgctgcgcccgccgccgtgccgcggcGAGGCCGTGGCCGTGGCAGGGGAAGCTTGCCAGCGCGCGACCCCGTGGCAGCTGCTCGTCCTCTACCTGTCTCTGCTCTGCACGTCCGTCGGCACCGGCGGCACGCGGCCGTGCGTCATGGCGTTCGGCGCCGACCAGTTCGAGCTGGGCaagccaccgcggcggcgacccggcgaGGCCGGCGCGCCGAGGTGGAGCTTCTTCAACCTCTACTTCTTCGGCGTTGAGCTCGCCAAGCTGGTGGCCGTGACGGCGGTGGTGTACATCCAGGAGAacgtggggtgggggtgggggctcGGCGTCCCGACCATCGCCATGCTCGCCGCGGTTACCGCGTTCGTGGCGGGCTACCCGCTCTACGTCAAGATGGCTCCCGGTGGCAGCCCGCTGACGCGGCTGGCCCAGGTCGCCGTCGCGGCTTTCCGGAAGAGAAACGTGGCCGTGCCGGACGATCCTGGCCTCCTTCACGACGACAaggagctcgacgccggcgtCTCCACCACCGGCCGGCTGCTCCACACCAACCAGCTCAC ATTTTTTGACCGGGCTGCGGTTGTCACTGACGGCGAcatggagggaggcggcggcgcacggccgtGGCGGCTGTCGACGGTGCACCGGGTGGAGGAGCTCAAGTCGATCATCCGCATGCTGCCCATCTGGGCCGCGGGGATCCTGCTGGTCACGTCGGCCTCGCACAACCACAGCTTCGCCATCCAGCAGGCGCGCACCATGGACCGGCGCGTCACGGCGAGCCTGGAGATACCGCCGGCGTCCATGCTGATCTTCTCCAACGTCGCCATGCTCGCTACCCTGGCGCTCTACGACCGCGCGCTGGTGCCCCGGCTGCGCCGCCTCACGGGGCACCCCGCCGGGATCACGCACCTCCAGCGCACGGGCGTCGGCCTCGCCATCAGCGCCGTGAGcaacgccgtggcggcggccgtcgaggggaggaggcggcgcgccgcggcgagccACGGCCTCCTCGACGAGCCCGGCGCCACCGTGCCGATGAGCGTGCTCTGGATGGCGCCGCAGTACGCCATCCACGGCGCGGCCGACGCGTTCATGGACGTCGGCCGCATGGAGTTCCTGTACGACCAGGCGCCCGAGGGCAtgcggagcacggcggcggcgctgtacTGGCTGACCATGTCGGCGGGGAGCTACATGAGCACGCTGCTGGTGACGGCGGTGCACGAGAGGACCAGAGGCGAAGGGGAGTGGCTCCAGGACAACCTCAACCGGGGGAGGCTGGACCGCTACTACTGGCTCGTGGTGACGCTGCAGGTGATCAACGTCGTCTACTTCGTCATCTGCGCCAAGCTGTACACCTACAAGAAGCTAGAAACAGTCGATGGAGTGAGCACAGGGGAGAGAAATGACATAGTTGATGATCAGGAGAATgcaggggagagagatgagaaaggAAGCGATGTAAAAGATGTAGAGCTTCAGCCTCTGCTACTATCGGATGTAACGCTCCCATAG
- the LOC107276905 gene encoding protein NRT1/ PTR FAMILY 3.1 isoform X2, whose translation MHLPLVEASNTLTNFHGASNLTPIVGGLIADSFAGRFWTIAAGSVAYQLGMVGLTVSALVPSLRPPPCRGEAVAVAGEACQRATPWQLLVLYLSLLCTSVGTGGTRPCVMAFGADQFELGKPPRRRPGEAGAPRWSFFNLYFFGVELAKLVAVTAVVYIQENVGWGWGLGVPTIAMLAAVTAFVAGYPLYVKMAPGGSPLTRLAQVAVAAFRKRNVAVPDDPGLLHDDKELDAGVSTTGRLLHTNQLTFFDRAAVVTDGDMEGGGGARPWRLSTVHRVEELKSIIRMLPIWAAGILLVTSASHNHSFAIQQARTMDRRVTASLEIPPASMLIFSNVAMLATLALYDRALVPRLRRLTGHPAGITHLQRTGVGLAISAVSNAVAAAVEGRRRRAAASHGLLDEPGATVPMSVLWMAPQYAIHGAADAFMDVGRMEFLYDQAPEGMRSTAAALYWLTMSAGSYMSTLLVTAVHERTRGEGEWLQDNLNRGRLDRYYWLVVTLQVINVVYFVICAKLYTYKKLETVDGVSTGERNDIVDDQENAGERDEKGSDVKDVELQPLLLSDVTLP comes from the exons ATGCACCTGCCGCTGGTGGAGGCGTCCAACACGCTCACCAACTTCCACGGCGCGTCCAACCTCACACCGATCGTCGGCGGCCTCATCGCCGACTCCTTCGCCGGCAGGTTCTGGACCATCGCCGCGGGCTCGGTGGCGTACCAGCTCGGCATGGTCGGCCTCACCGTGTCGGCGCTCGTGCCATcgctgcgcccgccgccgtgccgcggcGAGGCCGTGGCCGTGGCAGGGGAAGCTTGCCAGCGCGCGACCCCGTGGCAGCTGCTCGTCCTCTACCTGTCTCTGCTCTGCACGTCCGTCGGCACCGGCGGCACGCGGCCGTGCGTCATGGCGTTCGGCGCCGACCAGTTCGAGCTGGGCaagccaccgcggcggcgacccggcgaGGCCGGCGCGCCGAGGTGGAGCTTCTTCAACCTCTACTTCTTCGGCGTTGAGCTCGCCAAGCTGGTGGCCGTGACGGCGGTGGTGTACATCCAGGAGAacgtggggtgggggtgggggctcGGCGTCCCGACCATCGCCATGCTCGCCGCGGTTACCGCGTTCGTGGCGGGCTACCCGCTCTACGTCAAGATGGCTCCCGGTGGCAGCCCGCTGACGCGGCTGGCCCAGGTCGCCGTCGCGGCTTTCCGGAAGAGAAACGTGGCCGTGCCGGACGATCCTGGCCTCCTTCACGACGACAaggagctcgacgccggcgtCTCCACCACCGGCCGGCTGCTCCACACCAACCAGCTCAC ATTTTTTGACCGGGCTGCGGTTGTCACTGACGGCGAcatggagggaggcggcggcgcacggccgtGGCGGCTGTCGACGGTGCACCGGGTGGAGGAGCTCAAGTCGATCATCCGCATGCTGCCCATCTGGGCCGCGGGGATCCTGCTGGTCACGTCGGCCTCGCACAACCACAGCTTCGCCATCCAGCAGGCGCGCACCATGGACCGGCGCGTCACGGCGAGCCTGGAGATACCGCCGGCGTCCATGCTGATCTTCTCCAACGTCGCCATGCTCGCTACCCTGGCGCTCTACGACCGCGCGCTGGTGCCCCGGCTGCGCCGCCTCACGGGGCACCCCGCCGGGATCACGCACCTCCAGCGCACGGGCGTCGGCCTCGCCATCAGCGCCGTGAGcaacgccgtggcggcggccgtcgaggggaggaggcggcgcgccgcggcgagccACGGCCTCCTCGACGAGCCCGGCGCCACCGTGCCGATGAGCGTGCTCTGGATGGCGCCGCAGTACGCCATCCACGGCGCGGCCGACGCGTTCATGGACGTCGGCCGCATGGAGTTCCTGTACGACCAGGCGCCCGAGGGCAtgcggagcacggcggcggcgctgtacTGGCTGACCATGTCGGCGGGGAGCTACATGAGCACGCTGCTGGTGACGGCGGTGCACGAGAGGACCAGAGGCGAAGGGGAGTGGCTCCAGGACAACCTCAACCGGGGGAGGCTGGACCGCTACTACTGGCTCGTGGTGACGCTGCAGGTGATCAACGTCGTCTACTTCGTCATCTGCGCCAAGCTGTACACCTACAAGAAGCTAGAAACAGTCGATGGAGTGAGCACAGGGGAGAGAAATGACATAGTTGATGATCAGGAGAATgcaggggagagagatgagaaaggAAGCGATGTAAAAGATGTAGAGCTTCAGCCTCTGCTACTATCGGATGTAACGCTCCCATAG
- the BZIP39 gene encoding bZIP transcription factor 39, translating to MAEPALLDPTAAFDLRLYPAHLFDHELPLAGGGGGDDDDDLPLDGLEFDLPGDFSVEDFLLRSPERDDSGEGSAAGSGPTASPSSSPTTSASNSAVANGSGGEVKHEESDEGRSGGGDPKWSLKRKQASPGPSSDAAKCRRSGDGDVSPSASASRTAVDSDEGGTVCEEEEDERRAARLMRNRESAQLSRQRKKRYVEELEEKVKSMHSVINDLNSRISFVVAENATLRQQLSGGSVNCPPPGVYPPAPIPGMHFPWMPGYAMRPPGSHVPLVPIPRLKPQQPVPSSKVVKKPESKKTVENKSKSKTKTKKVASVSLLGLLLIMLVFGAFIPGFNHNFGMCGQSDNAMFRNFGQSHARVLSVSSQDKSSLNNSDMIGVDVGKMTGNTDGPGKKHQPAHNSSEILPALLYVPRNGKHVKINGNLIIHSVLASEKAVAHKASKDDSDQSARDHKETSVAIARYLSLPGKDVNRQETSSADGPLPQWFREGMEGPILNSGMCSEVFQFDISTASSNPGGIIPASPVVNSSSVNATEKIPAHSAAYHGKLKNRRVMYNEAIPLTGKTANNTEPFNRTSESSSKLPDSKPASSVVVSVLADPREAGNGDGDPRVSPKPLSKIFVVVLVDGVRYVTYSCTLPFKSSSPHLVN from the exons ATGGCGGAGCCGGCCCTGCTGgaccccaccgccgccttcgacctCCGCCTCTACCCGGCCCACCTCTTCGACCACGAActccctctcgccggcggcggcggcggcgacgacgacgacgacctcccgCTCGACGGGCTCGAGTTCGACCTGCCCGGCGATTTCTCCGTGGAGGACTTCCTCCTCCGGTCTCCGGAGCGGGACGACTCCGGCGAGGGCTCTGCTGCCGGATCCGGGCCCACCGCCTCCCCGTCGTCGTCCCCGACCACCTCGGCGTCCAACTCCGCCGTCGccaacggcagcggcggcgaggtcaaGCACGAGGAGTCGGATGAGGGGAGGAGCGGTGGGGGTGACCCCAAGTGGAGCCTGAAGCGGAAGCAGGCGAGCCCCGGCCCGAGCTCGGACGCGGCCAAGTGCCGCCGATCCGGGGACGGCGACGTTTctccgtcggcgtcggcgtcgcggaCCGCTGTGGATTCCGACGAGGGGGGGACGGtgtgcgaggaggaggaggacgagcggcgggcggcgcggctgatGCGGAACCGCGAGAGCGCGCAGCTGTCTCGGCAGAGGAAGAAGCGGTACGtggaggagctggaggagaAGGTGAAATCGATGCACTCGGTGATTAATGACCTCAATTCTAGGATCTCCTTTGTCGTGGCCGAGAACGCAACACTGCGGCAGCAGCTTAGTGGCGGCAGTGTGAATTGCCCACCACCTGGGGTGTATCCGCCGGCGCCAATTCCCGGCATGCATTTCCCATGGATGCCTGGGTATGCAATGAGACCCCCTGGTTCCCATGTACCTCTTGTGCCAATCCCCCGGTTGAAGCCGCAACAGCCAGTGCCTTCATCCAAAGTAGTGAAGAAACCAGAGAGCAAGAAGACTGTGGAGAACAAGAGTAAGAGCAAGACCAAGACCAAGAAGGTGGCTAGTGTTAGCCTTCTTGGTTTGCTGCTTATTATGCTTGTCTTTGGTGCTTTCATTCCAGGGTTTAATCATAACTTTGGAATGTGTGGGCAGAGTGATAATGCTATGTTTAGGAATTTTGGTCAGTCTCATGCTAGGGTGTTGAGTGTCAGTAGCCAGGATAAAAGTAGTTTGAACAATAGCGACATGATTGGTGTTGATGTTGGAAAGATGACGGGGAATACTGATGGGCCAGGGAAGAAACATCAGCCTGCACACAACTCAAGTGAGATCCTCCCTGCTTTGTTGTATGTGCCGAGGAATGGAAAGCATGTTAAGATCAACGGCAACCTGATTATTCATTCTGTGCTTGCAAGCGAGAAAGCAGTGGCACATAAGGCCTCAAAAGATGATAGTGATCAGTCAGCTAGAGATCACAAAGAGACTAGTGTTGCCATAGCTCGTTATCTTTCGCTGCCTGGAAAGGATGTGAATCGACAGGAGACATCCTCGGCAGATGGACCATTGCCACAATGGTTTCGTGAAGGAATGGAAG GACCTATATTAAATTCTGGAATGTGCAGTGAGGTATTTCAGTTTGACATTTCGACGGCTTCTAGCAATCCTGGTGGCATTATACCTGCATCTCCTGTTGTGAACTCGTCAAGTGTCAATGCTACCGAGAAAATCCCAGCACATTCTGCTGCTTATCATGGCAAGCTGAAAAACAGAAGAGTCATGTACAATGAAGCGATTCCACTCACCGGGAAGACGGCGAACAACACAGAGCCTTTTAACAGAACCTCTGAAAGCAGCAGCAAGTTACCTGATAGCAAGCCAGCATCATCAGTTGTTGTCTCGGTGCTAGCCGATCCAAGGGAGGCTGGTAATGGGGATGGCGATCCGAGAGTATCTCCGAAACCCCTGTCCAAGAtatttgttgttgttcttgttgACGGTGTGAGATATGTCACTTACTCCTGCACGCTTCCTTTCAAGAGCTCCAGCCCACATCTTGTGAACTAA
- the LOC4338780 gene encoding uncharacterized protein: MALAAASVSVLHLPAISLPLPCLQGSNPSRPSLGLTNALPWRRRGGRGAGAVAGAVRCAKRTGKRRYPSEKKRLDRRHKELLRKAAPEEGSAGREAGYWRLSKLAVPARDDPGKDFAGVSPPLLQAIAKALKFPVSSMLPEEAFTVIRKSFDARKILKEPQFVYTVDVAVKRLLDLEPRTWDFIARLEPKLGTIEYMPDEKVASDLVSMLNVYKQGSDGELGINDTVNNGSICSPRKKPRVAVVGSGPSGLFASLVLGELGAEVTLIERGQPVEQRGRDIGALVVRRILHSESNFCFGEGGAGTWSDGKLVTRIGRNTDGVQAVMKTFVQFGGPPNILVDGKPHLGTDKLVPLLRNFRHHLKELGVNIIFNTRVDDLVVEGGQVKGVVVSDSRLQLGSPNQTLSFDAVVLAVGHSARDTYSMLLRHNVDMHPKSFAVGLRIEHPQELINDIQYSELAAEVHKGRGRIPVADYKIVKSFGEGDAELPEQNRSCYSFCMCPGGQVVLTSTNPSELCINGMSFSRRASKWANSAFVATVSSHDFRPFESHGSLAGVEFQREFERRAATMGGGNFVVPAQCVTDFLSNRLSVTTLPPSSYRLGVRPSKLHELFPSHITEVLQQSIIMIEEEMPGFVSSEALLHGVETRTSSPLQISRNTGTYESTSLQGLYPIGEGAGYAGGILSASVDGMYCGFALAKQLSLFHGDIESTLGKAQNQKGFVKY, translated from the exons atggcgctcgccgccgcctccgtctcagTTCTCCATCTCCCGGCCATCTCCCTCCCGCTCCCTTGCCTTCAGGGCTCAAACCCTAGCCGTCCCAGCCTCGGCTTGACCAATGCCCTCCCGTGGCGCCGACGCGGTGGGCGCGGGGCgggggcggtggcgggggcggtGCGCTGCGCGAAGCGCACGGGCAAGCGGCGGTACCCGTCGGAGAAGAAGCGGCTGGATAGGCGACACAAGGAGCTGCTCCGGAAGGCCGCGCCAGAGGAGGGCTCGGCGGGGCGGGAGGCGGGTTACTGGCGGCTCTCCAAGCTCGCCGTCCCTGCCCGCGACGACCCCGGCAAGGACTTCGCTGGTGTCTCCCCGCCGCTCCTCCAAGCCATCGCCAAAGCACTGAAATTCCCG GTTTCTTCTATGCTCCCTGAAGAGGCCTTCACCGTTATTCGCAAGTCGTTTGATGCACGGAAG ATTTTGAAAGAACCTCAATTTGTTTATACCGTTGATGTGGCTGTTAAGAGACTTCTGGATTTGGAGCCGAGAACGTGGGATTTTATTGCTAGATTGGAACCAAAGCTTGGAACAATAGAATACATGCCTGATGAGAAAGTAGCATCTGATCTGGTCAGTATGCTTAATGTTTATAAGCAAGGTTCTGATGGTGAACTGGGAATCAATGATACTGTCAATAATGGCTCTATCTGTAGTCCGCGAAAGAAACCAAGGGTGGCAGTTGTAGGAAGTGGGCCATCAGGCTTGTTTGCCTCCCTTGTTCTAGGTGAACTTGGTGCAGAAGTTACCTTAATAGAGCGTGGTCAACCTGTTGAACAAAGGGGGCGTGATATTGGTGCCTTAGTAGTTAGACGAATTCTCCATTCAGAAAGCAACTTTTGCTTTGGAGAG GGTGGTGCAGGTACATGGAGTGATGGGAAACTTGTGACCAGGATAGGAAGAAACACTGATGGTGTTCAGGCT GTTATGAAAACATTTGTTCAATTTGGAGGTCCTCCAAATATACTAGTTGATGGGAAACCTCACTTGGGTACAGATAAACTTGTTCCTCTGCTGCGGAACTTCAGGCATCACTTAAAAGAGTTGGGT GTTAACATAATATTTAATACTAGAGTAGATGATCTTGTAGTGGAAGGTGGGCAAGTAAAAGGAGTTGTCGTGTCTGACTCAAGACTGCAGCTAGGTTCTCCCAACCAGACACTATCATTTGATGCAGTTGTATTGGCAGTTGGTCACTCAGCTCGTGACACATACAGTATGCTTCTGAGGCATAATGTAGATATGCACCCAAAGAGTTTTGCT GTTGGCTTAAGAATCGAGCACCCCCAAGAACTGATAAACGACATTCAA TACTCTGAATTGGCTGCTGAAGTACATAAAGGGCGTGGGCGGATACCTGTAGCAGATTACAAGATAGTGAAATCTTTTGGTGAAGGAGATGCAGAGCTACCAGAACAAAATCGCAGTTGTTACTCATTTTGCATGTGTCCTGGTGGACAG GTTGTTCTAACTAGCACAAACCCATCAGAATTGTGCATCAATGGTATGTCATTCTCAAGGCGTGCATCCAAGTGGGCAAACTCAGCTTTTGTGGCCACTGTGTCATCTCATGACTTTAGGCCATTTGAATCCCATGGTTCTCTTGCAGGCGTTGAATTCCAG AGAGAATTTGAAAGAAGAGCAGCTACCATGGGGGGAGGGAATTTCGTTGTTCCTGCACAGTGTGTCACAGATTTTCTCAGTAACAGATTGTCAG TTACAACTCTCCCACCATCAAGCTATAGGCTGGGAGTTCGGCCATCCAAACTCCATGAGCTATTCCCTTCGCACATAACTGAAGTTCTACAACAATCAATAATAATGATTGAGGAAGAG ATGCCAGGATTTGTATCTAGTGAGGCATTACTTCATGGTGTCGAG ACAAGAACAAGCTCCCCATTGCAAATTTCACGAAATACCGGTACATATGAGAGCACATCACTGCAAGGGCTGTATCCTATTGGGGAAGGTGCTGGCTATGCAGGGGGTATATTAAGTGCTTCTGTGGATGGTATGTATTGTGGTTTTGCTTTAGCCAAACAGCTTTCTCTATTCCATGGCGATATAGAGTCAACTCTTGGCAAAGCACAAAACCAAAAAGGCTTCGTAAAATATTGA